The Aspergillus luchuensis IFO 4308 DNA, chromosome 6, nearly complete sequence genome segment atccaacccatccacacGCACAACCCCAGCATCTACATAAACAAACCAATCTAACACTCAACACTTCTCACCTCCCCAAAGCCTTCCCCAGaaacctcctcttcttctccttcacacCTAACCCAGCCCTAACATCCCCATtaaccacctccgcctccaccttctcatcctctccgatacccctccgcctcctccagttcctctcCGTATTCGTCAGATACCCCTCCCTACACAACTCCCCATACATCTCCCTCGCTTCCTTCCCCGTCCTAATCCTCAAAATATCATACGTACTGGCGGCAGTCATAGCGGCGTCCCGATCACGGGTACTATTCCCCTCGACAACATGTACATTGACCCCTAACGCACGCAACTGCAATCCCCAGAGACTGTCTTCCTGCGAGGTCACGAATACGGTGATTCGCGTCGGAGGGACGGGGTACTGcagaaggaaggagagggcgtCGGAGTCGACGCCGTAGGGGAGTGGGCCCAGGACGAAGGAGTCGTTGCGGGCGATGGCGGCGGTTAGGAGAGGTGGGTAATGTGTGTGGAAGTAGGTCTCGTTGGGGCCGGTGTTGATAGGGCCGGAGATGAAGGCTGTTTGGGAGGGCATGTTGGTGCCGAGGTGAGAGTAGTGGATGGACAGGGTGAAGGTGGGTGGGTAGATGGTCGGTGTGTTGGATTGGGGGTGATGAGGGATGGCTTGTCTAGGACGGGATTGGTATAGTGTATGTAGTATTTTCTGTGTAGGCAGTaagatggaggtggttggGAAACGGgtaaaggaaaaagaaaaagaaaaagaaaaaatggagctgcggggaatcgaaccccggacCTCTCCCATGCTAAGGGAATATTATACCACTAAACCACAGCCCCATTTGATGAAAGATGCAACACATATTTTGCTATATGAGGGGTAATTACGGCACTCTTTGCACGGATGCCCTTATTTGTAGCGGTCCGGTGTATTAGGCCACGAGGGGGTTCAACATCGCTACCAGAACATAATGATATGAGACTTACACTCCAGCTAACAGCTTACCAGATAGAGAAAATATGATGGGCTATTGGCagtgttgttgctgtttaTTTCTACTGAAATCACCGACTCAATAGTGAAGCTTACTTGCCGTACGgcgaatatatatttcagacGGATAATGATAAGACTACtcgtactactagtagtactgtgAAACAAAATAATTGATCACGCTACACCCTACCAGCTTATATCCAGAGGAGTGAATATCAATTTTATACCTCCAATAATTCAAAGAAATAGTCTATATCTCGTACAAGCGGAGTATCATTCCTGCTGAGGCTGCCGGAACACTGATCATGGGTCTGTCACGGAACTATGGAAAATACCCGGAAAAAGCAACGGAACAATCACGGAAGAAGCACGGAACTCCAATGTGACGGAACTGCAgctccacccacccaccagccCTAACTCGTCCATCGAGCCAGGGAAGGTTAATCTATGCTTAACTGGATCCACAGCTGCAGATGATCGGCATCGCCGAGAGGGGCATTTGAGACCGATGTATCCGGAGGCAAGCCAAAATTCTCGATGGCAAGTGTAGATGTCTTGATTGATGCAGTATCCTTAGATGACTGATTGTGGGATTGGGTAGATGAAAGGTTGACTCGGCTTCATTGAGCAAGAGGGAACTGGTACAGACGTCACACAGATTCAGCAATCAGTCCAACCCATATGCAGGTCAATAGGCAGGTAACCATGCGCCTCCATTTCAAATGCCGAACTATCCGTGTCACAGCAAGAAGGCAAGGATCGACTTGATCCATAATCAAGCCAATATAGCAAGCCCACCATGGCGACCATTTAAGAGACACAAACTTCCCAATCCCATTTTCACCACTACAATCACCATCCTAACCCCCGACCAATATCCTAACCTAAGCACCACCGAAGTATCACAGTATGTCTCCACTCCCCCAGAAGGTCGCCTTCGTAACCGGCGCCAATGGCATCAGTGGCTACGCCATTGTGGAACATCTCATCCGCCAACCCAAACATGAATGGTAACCACACGTCATCTCTTCTCGCCGAGCTACAATCCCCCTAACACCGTTTTTATATACTCAAGGTCCAAAATCATCGTCTCCTCCAGGCGTCCCCTGCCCACACCGTGGATCGATCCACGAGTGGAATTCGTCGCCGTGGATTTCCTTGAATCGGTGGAAACCATCATCTCTAAGCTCAAGGATATCTGTGCACCCGTGACACACGCTTATTTCACTTCGTACGTGCACGATGATGACTTCAGGGTTTTGAGGGAGAAGAATGTTCCTCTGTTTAGGAATTTCTTGGATGCCGTGGATGCGGCGTGTCCTGGTTTGCAGAGAGTGAGTTTGCAGACTGGGGGAAAGGTATGTTTCTCATTCTGGAGTTTTCCTGTTGATAATTGGAAGCAGTGGTGAGAGTTGATGCTGACGAATGTAGTACTACGGGGTGCATCTCGGTCCAGTGAAGGTGCCTTTGGAGGAGTCGTTCCCGCGGTATGACGATCAGGGGTTCAATTTCTATTACAACCAGGAAGATTATCTGAGGGAgacgcagaagaggaggaatacCTGGTCGTACAATATTATCCGACCAAATGCGATCAATGGATTTGCCCCGCATGGTGGGTTTATCTACCCATTCACCCATACCATTCCCTGTGGTGAGACACCTAGGCTAATGCTGTCTGGAAACATACAGCAAACGGAATGTCAGAGGCCTTGACCATCGCCATCTACATGCTCATATGCAGGGAGCTCAACCAGCCAGCGACATTCCCTGGAAATGAGTACTTCTGGAACTCCATCGACGATAATTCGTACGCACCTAGCCTGGCGGATCTCACAGTCTGGGCATCCTCGCAAGAACACTGCAGGGATGAGGTCTTCAATCACGTCAATGGTGATGTTTTTGTGTGGAAGCATATGTGGCAGGATGTAGCCAAATATTTCGGGGTCAAGGTATGGTGTTTTTCTTGATAGCGTTGCCACATCCAGGCTAATCGTGTGGTTCTGTAGGTACCGGAGCCCAAGTTTGAAAAGGCCGCTGGCCAGGCAAAGACCCTGAGCAATGAGATAGATATGGTGGAATGGGCAAAGGATAAACGTGCAGTCTGGGAGACTGTCGTCCAGAAGCACGGAGGCAAGGTCGAGGCTTTTGATTGGGGCACTTGGGGTTTCTTCAACTGGGCGACGGGCAAGTCGTGGTTGACGATCTCGTCCATCAACAAGGCCAGGAAGTATGGCTGGCAGCGACACGATAATACTTTCGACACCTGGATCGAAACTTATAGGTCGTTCGAGAATGCCGGTGTCTTGCCGTCGCACGCTTCATTGGCTCGAGCGGATTAGACTTGGGATATGCATTTGATGAATAACAGCCCCGTTCGTGAAGGGACATTGAGATTGAGGAGGCGAAAATATCCAGGATTCCTCACATGGCAATCATAGACGTGCGAGCGATGAAGATAGAGAAAACTTAGTCGGCTGTTAGTCTCTGCAAGGCATCACGTGTATTGACCATGTATAAAATCAGAGTTGACATAATTGCCAAACAAAGCTTCTAGCCATTCCATTTCCCCCAACCCACTATCTCCAAATTCACCAACAGCATGTTCATTATGCATAACCAAGGATCTCGAAGTAGTATGACTGGTGCACGCACCGCCTTCTGGCTGGTCGTTTGGTAAGGGGTGTATGCATGCAGGACCTTGTGTAGGATGTATTCCAGATCCAGTACCAATCGGAACGCCCTCCTCAAAGTCAAAGTCAGACATAACTAGGCTGGCCAGGCCATCGAATGACAGAACCTGCGTAGGCAAGCAAGGCCCAGTAATATCTGGCCCGTACAAAGGTGGCATCTGAGAGGTGGAGTCGCCTCGTACACCCGAACAAACGTTCATATCCGGTGGTCCGACGATTTCATGTTCCTCCACTAACGGGTCGCTTGGTATTTGGCTTGGGTGAGCCATGGAAGGACCTTCACCACTGCCAATCCCTGTTGGTCGAGCCCTACTATCCAGAACCCCGGGAGCTCGAGATGAATGTTTATATACTGAGACTCCCGAGCCCACGACATTGTCATCTTTCCATAACCGAGACGCCATATGCCTCAGCCTTGAAACAACTCGTATTAACTTCCCAGATACCCAAGTCTTGGTGCAATAAGACTCCAGCAATCGGACGGCATGAACTGTGGCACCACCATAGGCAGCCTTGAACGTATTCTCTTTCATTATGAGCCCGAGGGAGGTTATTGTCGCCCCAATCAGGTAGTGAATGAAGGGAAAAGTAAAGATGGCCTTTTCCTCAGGGAACTGAGATACCTCTTCAATAACGCTATTGGCAATTTGCATGCATGACATTTCGTTCTCGAACGAGTCAATAGGAGTCCCGTCAGGCGAAACAGACGCGTATAACAGGGGCCTGCGTATTAGAAGGCGAACGGATAACCACCGCTGGGAATATCAGTAAGTCAAAATCAATAAGACAAGCGGGCTAAGTTTCATACAGTTCGCATTAGCGCTTGCTGCTTTATCAGCCACCATGGCGTTTCGGCAAGTTGCGTTGCGCGTGGTCCATAGTGGGGATGGGCAAAGTCCTGATGGATATCTTTCTGAGCCCGGAACAACAGGCGCTCAACATGCTCACGGAGAGGATAGTTGGGAGCCAGATCCAAGCTTTTAGCGCCATAGAGACTCTCCCAGACCTTCCCCAAAACTTGGGAGTAGGTTATCATAGCTTTGAAGTAGGGAAACGAAGTGATATGAGGACCATTTGCTTCCGACGGTTGAGGAATGTCTAGGTCAGCATTGGGGCAATTACGGGAATCAGAAAGCTGGTCATCCTCTACTGGTCGAGGTAAAGGCGTGTCAACATTGATATCTTGGATCAAGAATGGGTGGCCGGTCTCAATAGCCAGGCGACGATCCAAGATGTAAAGACTCCACCACATCCGTCGAGACATTTCACTGTGAAAAGGAGACAAGTTATGGATTACCCTAGATCGGTGTAGCCCAAGGTGATGTGCGTGGCTGATAGCAAGAGCCAGAAGCTTTTCGGCCTTTCCAAAAATATCAAGACGAAAAAGATAGATTACCTGCGAAAACGCGATATAAGCGTGAATCATGCATATCGCCAGGGAAGGGCTGGAACGAACCATCAAGGCCAGTGTttgtagaagtagtagtgaatCTGGGCAGCTTCCGAAACTGTCAAGAAGGTCGCCAATTAACCCATATGCTGCTCCATATAAGCTCCAACCTGCTGAGTGTCGTCCTTCTCGATTCTCTAACCTTGGTGACTCGGTACACTGTCCAATAGCAATGCATACGAGAAGCTGAGCCAGAGCTATCTCGGAGATTTTTGATCTGTGGATGTCAGGTTCAGAAGACAAAGCGAGACTATTCCACATGGCAGCGTGATTGTTTCGGAGTGTTGGTAGGTGTAAGAACGGATACAAGATATGGATTTCCGTACAAAAGATGTCCAAGGACTTATCCCACTGCGGTCGCTTAGGCTGGATACCGTATGTTAGGAATATATTTAGGTGGCTATTATACTCTGGactcttttctcccctctcatgatgaggtggtggggtCAAGGTCGGTGTGGAAATTTGAGAATGTGGAGCGTTGGTGGCAGGACCACCGTGGCCTTGAGTTGTCCCCATGCGttcctcaacttcctccaaTACATGTCGGATGGAAGTTTCACCGGAAAAAGAGTTTACCTCATCACGAACAAGCGCCTTGTCCTTCGAGGTAGTAAAGGATCCGTTTTCGATGGTGGTCGATCCTGGTCCATCCACTGGGCCTGTTCCTGCATCGATGCTGTTACGCCTATTGAAAGCAGGGCATACAGCATTAATGAGATACTGCAACTGTCGTTCGACACGATCCAATCTCGTCGAcacatcctcccccctcacacTGAAGCTCCAATTAGAAACAGTTCTCCAAGAAGCGT includes the following:
- a CDS encoding uncharacterized protein (COG:S;~EggNog:ENOG410Q1ED), with the protein product MPSQTAFISGPINTGPNETYFHTHYPPLLTAAIARNDSFVLGPLPYGVDSDALSFLLQYPVPPTRITVFVTSQEDSLWGLQLRALGVNVHVVEGNSTRDRDAAMTAASTYDILRIRTGKEAREMYGELCREGYLTNTERNWRRRRGIGEDEKVEAEVVNGDVRAGLGVKEKKRRFLGKALGR
- a CDS encoding SDR family oxidoreductase (COG:S;~EggNog:ENOG410PPKK;~InterPro:IPR036291), with the protein product MSPLPQKVAFVTGANGISGYAIVEHLIRQPKHEWSKIIVSSRRPLPTPWIDPRVEFVAVDFLESVETIISKLKDICAPVTHAYFTSYVHDDDFRVLREKNVPLFRNFLDAVDAACPGLQRVSLQTGGKYYGVHLGPVKVPLEESFPRYDDQGFNFYYNQEDYLRETQKRRNTWSYNIIRPNAINGFAPHANGMSEALTIAIYMLICRELNQPATFPGNEYFWNSIDDNSYAPSLADLTVWASSQEHCRDEVFNHVNGDVFVWKHMWQDVAKYFGVKVPEPKFEKAAGQAKTLSNEIDMVEWAKDKRAVWETVVQKHGGKVEAFDWGTWGFFNWATGKSWLTISSINKARKYGWQRHDNTFDTWIETYRSFENAGVLPSHASLARAD
- a CDS encoding uncharacterized protein (COG:S;~EggNog:ENOG410PXBR;~InterPro:IPR036864,IPR007219,IPR001138;~PFAM:PF00172,PF04082;~TransMembrane:1 (o619-640i);~go_function: GO:0000981 - DNA-binding transcription factor activity, RNA polymerase II-specific [Evidence IEA];~go_function: GO:0003677 - DNA binding [Evidence IEA];~go_function: GO:0008270 - zinc ion binding [Evidence IEA];~go_process: GO:0006351 - transcription, DNA-templated [Evidence IEA];~go_process: GO:0006355 - regulation of transcription, DNA-templated [Evidence IEA]); the encoded protein is MVRPDTATYESRGSKRSGEGSPLRGADQPNALPDSKRQRRGRYVSQACMQCRQRKVKCDGNLPCQPCLLSGRRCSQNAIDLRRRTSVRNEMSANHVRESMTREDIDSTENPAVRGEDVSTRLDRVERQLQYLINAVCPAFNRRNSIDAGTGPVDGPGSTTIENGSFTTSKDKALVRDEVNSFSGETSIRHVLEEVEERMGTTQGHGGPATNAPHSQISTPTLTPPPHHERGEKSPEYNSHLNIFLTYGIQPKRPQWDKSLDIFCTEIHILYPFLHLPTLRNNHAAMWNSLALSSEPDIHRSKISEIALAQLLVCIAIGQCTESPRLENREGRHSAGWSLYGAAYGLIGDLLDSFGSCPDSLLLLQTLALMVIYLFRLDIFGKAEKLLALAISHAHHLGLHRSRVIHNLSPFHSEMSRRMWWSLYILDRRLAIETGHPFLIQDINVDTPLPRPVEDDQLSDSRNCPNADLDIPQPSEANGPHITSFPYFKAMITYSQVLGKVWESLYGAKSLDLAPNYPLREHVERLLFRAQKDIHQDFAHPHYGPRATQLAETPWWLIKQQALMRTRWLSVRLLIRRPLLYASVSPDGTPIDSFENEMSCMQIANSVIEEVSQFPEEKAIFTFPFIHYLIGATITSLGLIMKENTFKAAYGGATVHAVRLLESYCTKTWVSGKLIRVVSRLRHMASRLWKDDNVVGSGVSVYKHSSRAPGVLDSRARPTGIGSGEGPSMAHPSQIPSDPLVEEHEIVGPPDMNVCSGVRGDSTSQMPPLYGPDITGPCLPTQVLSFDGLASLVMSDFDFEEGVPIGTGSGIHPTQGPACIHPLPNDQPEGGACTSHTTSRSLVMHNEHAVGEFGDSGLGEMEWLEALFGNYVNSDFIHGQYT